One genomic segment of Alosa sapidissima isolate fAloSap1 chromosome 13, fAloSap1.pri, whole genome shotgun sequence includes these proteins:
- the sptan1 gene encoding spectrin alpha chain, non-erythrocytic 1 isoform X1, translating into MMSLPREEYYIAPPPLPAISFGEVATRFDPVLVSRENYTEEQKMDASGVKVLETADDIQERRQQVLDRYRRFKELSTMRRQKLEDSYRFQFFRRDADELEKWILEKLQIASDENYKDPSNLQGKLQKHQAFEAEVQANAGAIIKLDETGNLMISEGHFASETIRTRLEELHHLWDQLLQKTKEKGVRLLQAQKLVQYLRECEDALDWISDKEAIVTSEELGQDLEHVQVLQKKFEEFQTDLAAHEERVNDVNQAAGRLTQDSHPETELILRKQEEVNTAWQRLKGLAQQRQGKLFGAAEVQRFNRDVDETISWIKEKEQLMASDDFGRDLASVQALLRKHEGLERDLAALEDKVNTLGGEAERLQQTHPQNASQIHLKRDELITNWEQIRTLAAERHARLNDSYRLQRFTADFRDLTSWVTEMKALINADELANDVAGAEALLDRHQEHKGEIDAHEDSFKATDEAGQALLNTGHYASEEVKEKLGILSEEKESLLELWELRRQQYEQCMDLQLFYRDTEQVDNWMSKQEAFLLNEDLGDSLDSVEALLKKHEDFEKSLSAQEEKITALDEFATKLIQNNHYAKEDVATRRDALLSRRNALHERAQSRRAALEDSFHLQQFFRDSDELKSWINEKMKTATDEAYKDPSNLQGKVQKHQAFEAELSANQSRIDALQKSGQELLDGNHYASGEVSTRMDEVSTQWKKLLEATELKGIKLREANQQQQFNRNVEDIELWLYEVEGHLASDDYGKDLTSVQNLQKKHALLEADVAAHQDRIDGITIQARQFQEAGHFDADNICKKQEALVARYEALKEPMAARKQKLSDSLRLQQLFRDVEDEETWIREKEPIAASTNRGKDLIGVQNLLKKHQALQAEIGGHEPRIKAVTQKGEAMVEEGHFAGEEVKAKLGELNSRWDTLKGKAGQRRQDLEDSLQAQQYFADANEAESWMREKEPIVGSPDYGKDEDSAEALLKKHEALMSDLSAYGSSIQSLKEQAQACRQQVAPTDDETGKELVLALYDYQEKSPREVTMKKGDILTLLNSTNKDWWKVEVNDRQGFVPAAYVKKLDPTQSSSRENLLDEQGSIGLRQDQIENQTLVTKEACSVSVRMKQVEDLYGTLLELGEKRKDMLEKSCKKFMLFREANELQQWINEKEGALTNEEVGSDLEQVEVLQKKFDDFQKDLKANESRLRDINKVASELESEGLMAEEAPVVQAQQQEMLASAPGQDEGDSKNASPWKSVRLAVQTTANFNTIKELNNRWRALQQLAEERSNMLGSAHEVQRFHRDADETKEWIEEKNQALNTDNYGHDLASVQALQRKHEGFERDLAALGDKVNSLGETAERLIQSHPEAVDDIKEKCTELNTAWSSLVGRADQRKDKLGNSHDLQRFLSDFRDLMSWINGIRGLVSSDELAKDVTGAEALLERHQEHRTEIDARAGTFQAFEQFGQQLLARGHYASPEIQQKLEALDRERADLEKAWVQRRMMLDQCLELQLFNRDCEQAENWMAAREAFLASDDKGDSLDSVEALIKKHEDFDKAINVQEEKIAALQSFADQLIGADHYAKPEITDRRNEVLDRWRRLKAQMIEKRSKLGESQTLQQFSRDVDEIEAWISEKLQTASDESYKDPTNIQLSKLLSKHQKHQAFEAELHANADRIRGVIDTGNTLIQRGACAGSEDAVKARLNALDEQWQFLVNKSAEKSQKLKEANKQQNFNTGIKDFDFWLSEVEALLASEDYGKDLASVNNLLKKHQLLEADISAHEDRLKDLNGQADSLMSSQAFDTTQVKDKRDAVNGRFGKIKSMAAGRRAKLNESHRLHQFFRDLDDEESWIKEKKLLVSSEDYGRDLTGVQNLRKKHKRLEAELGAHEPAIQSVLDTGKKLSDDNTIGQEEIQQRLAQFVEHWKELKDLAAARGQRLEESLEYQQFVANVEEEEAWINEKLNLVGSEDYGDTLAAVQGLLKKHEAFETDFTVHRDRVNDVCANGDELIKKNNHHVDNITAKMKALKGKVAELERAAAQRKAKLDENSAFLQFNWKADVVESWIGEKENSLKTDDYGRDLSSVQTLLTKQETFDAGLQAFQQEGIANITALKDQLLAAKHVQSRAIEARHATLMKRWNQLLSNSDSRKKKLLEAQEHFRKVEDLFLTFAKKASAFNSWFENAEEDLTDPVRCNSLEEIRALRDAHDAFRASLSSAEADFNQLAELDRQIKSYQVVSNPYTWFTMEALDETWRNLQKIIKERELELQKEQRRQEENDKLRQEFAQHANAFHQWLQETRTYLLDGIAYRRVIRVYQYEVDDDLSGRSCMVEESGTLESQLEATKRKHQEIRAMRSQLKRIEDLGAAMEEALILDNKYTEHSTVGLAQQWDQLDQLGMRMQHNLEQQIQARNTTGVTEEALKEFSMMFKHFDKEKSGRLNHQEFKSCLRSLGYDLPMVEEGEPDPEFESILDTVDPNRDGNVSLQEYMAFMISRETENVKSSEEIESAFRALSAENKPFVTKEELYQNLTKEQADYCISHMKPYLDSKGRELPSAFDFVEFTRSLFVN; encoded by the exons ATGATGTCACTCCCTCGCGAAGAGTATTATATTGCTCCCCCGCCACTACCAGCTATTTCATTCGGGGAGGTTGCCACCCGTTTCGATCCAGTCCTCGTAAGCAGAGAAAACTACACTGAAGAG CAGAAGATGGACGCCAGTGGGGTGAAGGTGCTGGAGACGGCCGATGACATCCAGGAGCGCCGGCAGCAGGTGCTCGACCGCTACCGGCGCTTCAAGGAGTTGTCGACCATGCGCCGGCAGAAGCTGGAGGACTCGTACCGTTTCCAGTTCTTCCGCCGGGACGCCGACGAGCTGGAGAAATGGATCCTCGAGAAGCTGCAGATCGCTTCCGATGAGAACTACAAGGACCCCAGCAACCTGCAG GGAAAGCTGCAGAAACACCAGGCCTTCGAGGCGGAGGTGCAGGCCAATGCTGGGGCCATCATCAAACTGGACGAGACAGGCAACCTGATGATCTCTGAGGGCCACTTTGCATCCGAAACCATCCGG ACGCGTCTGGAGGAGCTGCACCACCTATGGGACCAGCTGCTGCAGAAGACCAAGGAGAAGGGCGTGCGTCTGTTGCAGGCCCAGAAGCTGGTGCAGTACCTGCGCGAGTGCGAGGACGCCCTCGACTGGATCAGTGACAAG GAAGCCATCGTCACCTCCGAGGAGCTGGGCCAGGATCTGGAGCACGTCCAGGTGCTGCAGAAGAAGTTCGAGGAGTTCCAGACCGACCTGGCGGCACACGAGGAGCGCGTGAACGACGTCAACCAGGCGGCGGGCAGGCTGACCCAGGACTCGCACCCCGAGACCGAGCTGATCCTGCGCAAGCAGGAGGAGGTCAACACCGCATGGCAGCGGCTCAAGGGCCTGGCCCAGCAGAGGCAGGGCAAGCTGTTCGGTGCCGCCGAGGTGCAGCGCTTCAACAG GGATGTGGATGAGACCATCAGCTGGATCAAGGAGAAGGAGCAGCTGATGGCGTCGGATGATTTCGGCCGAGACCTGGCCAGTGTTCAGGCGCTGCTGCGCAAACACGAGGGCCTGGAGAGAGACTTGGCGGCCCTGGAGGACAAG GTGAACACTCTTGGCGGCGAGGCTGAGCGCCTGCAGCAGACCCACCCCCAGAATGCCTCGCAGATCCACCTGAAGCGCGACGAGCTCATCACCAACTGGGAGCAGATCCGCACGCTGGCCGCTGAGCGACACGCACGCCTCAACGACTCCTACAG ACTGCAGCGCTTCACTGCTGACTTCCGTGACCTGACCAGCTGGGTGACTGAGATGAAGGCCCTCATCAACGCTGACGAGCTGGCCAACGACGTGGCCGGAGCTGAGGCGCTGCTTGACCGCCACCAGGAGCACAAG GGAGAAATTGATGCTCATGAAGACAGCTTCAAGGCCACCGACGAAGCTGGCCAGGCTTTGCTCAACACCGGACACTATGCCTCTGAGGAAGTCAAAgagaag ctgggcATCCTGTCTGAGGAGAAGGAGTCTCTGCTGGAGCTGTGGGAGCTGCGTAGGCAGCAGTATGAGCAGTGCATGGACCTGCAGCTCTTCTACAGGGACACCGAGCAGGTGGACAACTGGATGAGCAAACAGGAG GCCTTCCTGTTGAATGAGGACCTGGGCGACTCCCTGGACAGTGTGGAGGCTCTGCTGAAGAAGCACGAGGACTTTGAGAAATCCCTCAGTGCCCAGGAGGAGAAGATCACT GCCCTCGATGAGTTTGCCACCAAGCTGATTCAGAACAACCATTACGCCAAGGAGGATGTGGCCACTCGCCGAGATGCT CTGCTGAGTCGACGCAACGCCCTCCATGAGCGTGCTCAGTCTCGCCGTGCTGCTCTGGAAGACTCCTTCCACCTGCAGCAGTTCTTCCGCGACTCCGACGAGCTCAAGAGCTGGATCAACGAGAAGATGAAGACTGCCACTGACGAGGCCTACAAG GACCCCTCCAACCTGCAGGGTAAAGTGCAGAAGCACCAGGCTTTCGAGGCCGAGCTCTCCGCCAACCAGAGCCGTATCGACGCTCTGCAGAAGTCTGGCCAGGAACTGCTCGACGGCAACCACTACGCTTCAGGCGAGGTGTCCACCCGCATGGACGAGGTCAGCACCCAGTGGAAGAAGCTTCTGGAAGCCACCGAGCTCAAAG GCATCAAGCTGCGTGAGGCtaaccagcagcagcagttcaACCGCAACGTGGAGGACATCGAGCTGTGGCTGTACGAGGTGGAGGGCCATCTGGCCTCTGACGACTACGGCAAAGACCTGACCAGCGTGCAGAACCTGCAGAAGAAGCACGCGCTGCTGGAGGCTGACGTAGCTGCCCACCAG GACCGCATTGACGGCATCACCATCCAGGCTCGTCAGTTCCAAGAGGCCGGCCACTTTGACGCCGACAACATCTGCAAGAAACAGGAAGCCCTGGTGGCGCGCTACGAGGCCCTGAAGGAGCCCATGGCCGCCCGCAAGCAGAAGCTGTCCGACTCATTGCGCCTGCAGCAGCTCTTTAGGGACGTGGAGGATGAGGAGACCTGGATCCGCGAGAAGGAGCCCATCGCCGCCTCCACCAACAGAG gcaaaGATCTGATTGGAGTGCAGAACCTGCTGAAGAAGCACCAGGCCCTTCAGGCTGAGATTGGTGGACACGAGCCACGCATCAAGGCAGTCACCCAGAAGGGCGAGGCCATGGTGGAGGAAG GCCACTTCGCTGGTGAGGAGGTGAAGGCGAAGCTGGGTGAACTGAACAGCCGCTGGGACACGCTGAAGGGCAAGGCTGGCCAGCGCCGCCAGGACCTGGAGGACTCTTTGCAGGCGCAGCAGTACTTCGCCGACGCCAACGAGGCCGAGTCCTGGATGCGGGAGAAGGAGCCCATCGTGGGGAGCCCCGACTACGGCAAAGACGAGGATTCGGCTGAG GCTCTGCTGAAGAAGCACGAGGCTCTGATGTCTGACCTGAGCGCCTACGGCAGCAGCATCCAGTCCCTGAAGGAGCAGGCTCAGGCCTGCAGG CAACAAGTGGCGCCCACCGACGATGAGACTGGCAAGGAGCTGGTGCTGGCCCTCTATGACTACCAGGAGAAGAGCCCACGCGAGGTCACCATGAAGAAGGGCGACATCCTCACCCTGCTCAACAGCACCAACAAG GACTGGTGGAAAGTGGAGGTGAATGACCGTCAGGGCTTTGTGCCCGCGGCCTATGTGAAGAAGCTGGACCCCACCCAGTCGTCCTCTCGCGAGAACCTGCTCGATGAACAGGGCAGCATCGGCCTGCGTCAGGATCAGATTGAGAACCA AACGCTGGTCACCAAGGAGGCGTGCAGTGTGTCTGTACGCATGAAGCAGGTGGAGGACTT GTATGGCACCCTGCTGGAGCTGGGTGAGAAGAGAAAGGACATGCTGGAGAAAAGCTGCAAGAAATTCATGCTGTTCCGGGAGGCCAACGAGCTGCAGCAGTGGATCAACGAGAAGGAGGGCGCCCTCACCAACGAGGAGGTGGGCTCCGACCTGGAGCAGGTGGAGGTGCTGCAGAAGAAGTTTGATGACTTCCAGAAG gaCCTGAAGGCCAATGAGTCTCGTCTGAGGGACATCAACAAGGTGGCGTCTGAGCTGGAGTCTGAGGGCCTGATGGCCGAGGAGGCCCCTGTGGTGCAGGCCCAG CAACAAGAGATGTTGGCCTCAGCACCTGGCCAG GATGAAGGGGACTCTAAGAACGCCTCCCCATGGAAG TCTGTTCGCTTGGCTGTCCAAACGACGGCTAACTTTAATACCATTAAG gagcTGAATAACCGCTGGAGGGCTCTGCAGCAGCTGGCCGAGGAGAGGAGTAACATGCTGGGCAGTGCTCACGAGGTGCAGAGGTTCCACAG GGATGCTGATGAGACTAAGGAGTGGATCGAGGAGAAGAACCAGGCTCTGAACACCGATAACTACGGCCACGACCTGGCTAGCGTACAGGCCCTGCAGCGCAAACATGAGGGCTTCGAGAGGGACCTGGCTGCCCTGGGAGAcaag GTGAACTCTCTGGGCGAGACCGCCGAGCGTCTGATCCAGTCGCACCCAGAGGCGGTGGACGACATCAAGGAGAAGTGCACGGAGCTGAACACGGCCTGGAGTAGTCTGGTGGGCCGCGCTGACCAGCGCAAGGACAAGCTGGGCAACTCCCACGATCTGCAGCGCTTCCTCAGTGACTTCAG AGACCTGATGTCCTGGATCAACGGCATCAGGGGGCTGGTGTCCTCAGACGAGCTGGCCAAGGACGTGACCGGAGCTGAGGCCCTGCTGGAGAGACACCAG gagcACCGCACTGAGATCGACGCCCGTGCGGGCACCTTCCAGGCCTTTGagcagtttgggcagcagctgctgGCCCGTGGCCACTATGCGAGCCCTGAGATCCAGCAGAAGCTGGAGGCACTGGACCGCGAGCGGGCTGACCTGGAGAAGGCCTGGGTGCAGCGCAGGATGATGCTGGACCAGTGCCTGGAGCTGCAG ttGTTCAACAGGGACTGTGAGCAGGCCGAGAACTGGATGGCTGCCCGTGAGGCCTTCCTTGCCAGCGACGACAAGGGAGACTCCCTGGACAGCGTGGAGGCCCTCATCAAGAAGCACGAGGACTTCGACAAGGCCATCAATGTCCAG GAGGAAAAGATTGCTGCCCTGCAGTCTTTCGCTGACCAGCTGATTGGAGCTGACCACTACGCCAAGCCTGAAATCACCGACCGTCGTAATGAGGTGTTGGACAG atggcgccgCCTGAAGGCCCAGATGATCGAGAAGCGCTCCAAGCTGGGCGAGTCCCAGACGCTGCAGCAGTTCAGCCGTGACGTTGACGAGATTGAGGCCTGGATCAGCGAGAAGCTGCAAACCGCTTCTGACGAGTCCTACAAAGACCCCACCAACATCCAG CTGTCCAAGCTGCTG AGCAAGCACCAGAAGCACCAGGCCTTCGAGGCTGAGCTTCACGCCAACGCCGACCGCATCCGCGGCGTGATCGACACCGGCAACACTCTTATCCAGAGAGGAGCCTGTGCTGGCAGTGAGGATGCCGTCAAG GCCCGTCTCAATGCCCTGGACGAGCAGTGGCAGTTCCTGGTGAACAAGTCTGCTGAGAAGAGCCAGAAGCTGAAGGAGGCCAACAAGCAGCAGAACTTCAACACCGGCATCAAAGACTTCGACTTCTGGCTGTCGGAG GTGGAGGCTCTTCTGGCTTCTGAGGATTACGGCAAAGACCTGGCCTCCGTCAACAACCTGCTGAAGAAGCACCAGCTGCTGGAGGCTGACATTTCTGCTCATGAG gaccGTCTGAAGGATCTGAATGGCCAGGCTGACAGCCTGATGTCCAGCCAAGCCTTCGACACCACACAGGTCAAGGACAAGCGCGACGCCGTCAATGGCCGCTTTGGCAAGATCAAGAGCATGGCTGCAGGGCGCCGTGCCAAGCTCAACGAGTCGCACCGCCTGCACCAGTTCTTTAGGGACCTGGACGATGAGGAGTCATGGATCAA AGAAAAGAAATTGCTAGTGAGTTCGGAGGACTATGGACGTGATTTGACAGGAGTGCAGAATCTGCGGAAGAAACATAAGAGGCTGGAGGCTGAGCTGGGTGCCCACGAGCCTGCCATTCAG TCTGTGCTGGACACTGGCAAAAAGCTGTCGGATGACAACACCATCGGCCAGGAGGAGATCCAGCAGAGGTTGGCCCAGTTTGTGGAGCACTGGAAGGAGCTGAAGGACTTGGCTGCTGCCCG tgggcAGAGACTGGAGGAGTCGCTGGAGTACCAGCAGTTTGTTGCGAatgtggaggaagaggaagcgTGGATTAATGAGAAACTGAACCTGGTTGGAAGCGAAGACTATGGTGATACCCTGGCTGCTGTGCAG GGCTTGTTGAAGAAGCATGAAGCGTTTGAGACTGATTTTACTGTGCATAGAGATAGAGTGAATGACGTATGTGCCAATGGAGATGAACTCATCAAGAAG AACAACCACCATGTGGATAACATCACGGCTAAGATGAAGGCCCTGAAGGGGAAGGTGGCCGAGCTGGAGAGAGCTGCCGCCCAGAGGAAGGCCAAGCTGGACGAGAACTCTGCCTTCCTGCAGTTCAACTGGAAGGCCGACGTGGTGGAGTCCTGGATCG gtGAGAAGGAGAACAGCCTGAAGACTGATGATTATGGTCGTGACCTGTCCTCAGTGCAGACCCTGCTCACTAAGCAG GAGACCTTTGATGCTGGCCTGCAGGCCTTCCAGCAGGAGGGCATCGCCAACATCACCGCCCTCAAAGACCAGCTGCTGGCTGCCAAACACGTACAGTCCCGTGCCATCGAGGCCCGCCACGCCACGCTCATGAAGCGCTGGAACCAGCTGCTGTCCAACTCGGATTCCCGCAAGAAGAAGCTTCTGGAAGCCCAGGAGCACTTCAGAAAG GTTGAGGACCTGTTCTTGACCTTTGCCAAGAAGGCGTCTGCTTTCAACTCCTGGTTTGAGAACGCTGAGGAGGATCTGACTGACCCGGTGCGCTGCAACTCTCTGGAAGAGATCCGGGCGCTACGTGATGCCCACGATGCCTTCCGCGCCTCCCTCAGCTCGGCCGAGGCCGACTTCAACCAGCTGGCCGAGCTGGACCGACAGATCAAGAGCTACCAGGTGGTATCCAACCCCTACACTTGGTTTACCATGGAGGCCTTGGACGAGACCTGGAGGAACCTGCAGAAGATCATCAAG GAGCGTGAGCTGGAGTTGCAGAAGGAGCAGAGGCGCCAGGAGGAGAACGATAAGCTGCGGCAGGAGTTTGCCCAGCACGCCAACGCCTTCCACCAGTGGCTACAGgagaccag GACATACCTTCTGGATGG CATAGCCTATCGACGGGTTATTCGTGTCTATCAGTACGAGGTTGATGATGATCTCTCTGGAAG GTCCTGCATGGTGGAAGAATCCGGAACTCTGGAGTCACAGCTGGAGGCTACAAAG CGTAAGCACCAGGAGATCCGTGCCATGCGCAGCCAGCTGAAGAGGATCGAGGACCTGGGGGCGGCCATGGAGGAGGCGCTCATCCTGGACAACAAGTACACGGAACACAGCACGGTGGGGCTAGCGCAACAGTGGGACCAACTGGACCAGCTGGGCATGAGGATGCAGCACAACCTGGAACAGCAGATTCAGGCCAG aAACACAACCGGTGTAACAGAAGAAGCTCTGAAGGAGTTCAGTATGATGTTCAA GCACTTCGACAAGGAGAAGTCTGGCCGTCTGAACCACCAAGAGTTCAAGTCGTGCTTACGTTCCCTCGGTTACGACCTTCCCATGGTGGAAGAAGGAGAACCGGATCCGGAGTTTGAATCCATCCTGGACACCGTGGATCCCAACAG agaTGGCAACGTGTCCTTGCAGGAGTACATGGCCTTCATGATCAGTCGCGAGACAGAGAACGTCAAGTCCAGCGAAGAGATCGAAAGCGCCTTCCGTGCTCTCAGCGCAGAAAACAAACCTTTCGTCACCAAGGAAGAACTCTACCAG AATCTGACCaaggaacaggcagattactgCATTTCCCACATGAAGCCTTACCTGGACAGCAAGGGCCGAGAACTGCCGTCCGCCTTCGACTTCGTGGAATTCACTCGCTCGCTTTTCGTCAATTGA